One window from the genome of Myripristis murdjan chromosome 6, fMyrMur1.1, whole genome shotgun sequence encodes:
- the LOC115360639 gene encoding B-cell receptor-associated protein 29-like, with translation MTLQWTAVAFFLYVEIAVILILCLPFISAQRWRSVFSWRIWNWLSPYWNKGFFTMIMILIVLFLDAIREVQKYSGREPMQDAKANPNLFDHLHMKLFRSQRNLYISGFSLFLWLIMRRVVTLLNQVAITSEESAGLQAQMDNAHKAAKQYQEDSLLLRQALLDEEKSMSAKNQLLKKEAEKLAGDLKTAQDAVRKSHAEVEAMKRQAKSLAQEYDRLLREHHKLQNLQSGAADKKDQ, from the exons ATGACTCTGCAGTGGACTGCTGTGGCTTTCTTCCTCTATGTGGAGATAGCAGTCATCCTCATCTTGTGTCTTCCCTTCATATCAGCTCAGAG ATGGCGATCAGTTTTCAGCTGGAGGATATGGAATTGGTTGTCTCCATATTGGAACAAAGGCTTCTTTACCATGATCATGATCCTCATTGTTCTGTTTCTTG ACGCCATCCGGGAGGTGCAGAAGTACTCGGGACGGGAGCCCATGCAAGATGCCAAGGCGAACCCCAATCTGTTTGACCACCTCCACATGAAGCTGTTCAGATCCCAGAGGAACCTCTACATTTCTggcttctccctcttcctctggct TATCATGCGCCGCGTGGTCACCCTGCTGAATCAGGTTGCCATCACCTCAGAGGAGTCTGCTGGTCTTCAGGCTCAGATGGACAATGCCCACAAAGCAGCCAAGCAGTACCAGGAGGACAGTCTGCTGCTCAGACAG GCTCTACTGGATGAGGAAAAATCCATGTCAGCGAAAAACCAGCTTCTGAAGAAGGAGGCTGAGAAGCTGGCAGGAGATCTGAAAACTGCACAAGATG CTGTGCGCAAGTCTCATGCTGAGGTGGAGGCCATGAAGAGGCAGGCCAAAAGTCTGGCACAGGAGTACGACAGACTGCTGAGGGAACACCACAAACTCCAG AATCTCCAGAGTGGTGCTGCAGACAAAAAGGATCAGTAA